In the genome of Campylobacter avium LMG 24591, the window CCAAAGGAGAAACTACATTTCCTTTGGATTTGCTCATTTTTTGCCCCTTTTCATCAACAGTAAAGCCGTGAGTTAGTATGCTTTTATAGGGTGCTTTTTCATTTATGGCCGTGCTTACTAGTAAGGAGCTTTGAAACCAACCTCTGTGCTGGTCGCTTCCCTCAAGATACATTGAAGCTGGGTAGGTTCCGCTTTCATAATTTTTGGAGCATAAAACAGCATTCCAAGTACTGCCGCTATCAAACCATACATCTAAGATGTCATAAACCTTTTCTAAGTCCTCTTCTTTGTATTTTGAATTTGCTGGCAAAAAGTCCTTTATCTCAAGATCCCACCAAGCATCTGCTCCTTGTTTTTCAAAAATACTTGCTATGTTTTCTAAAATTTCATCGTCTAAGATTAATTCTTTTGTTTTTTTATCTTGAAAAAATGCTATAGGAGTGCCCCAATCTCTTTGCCTTGAGATACACCAATCAGGGCGGTTTTGTATCATGGAGCCTATCCTGTTAATGCCGCTTTTTGGATAAAATTTAGTTCTTGAAATTTGCTCTAAGCACAACTCTCTAAGGCTTTTTGAGTTGATTTTTTTCTCATCCATTGCTATGAACCACTGTTTCGTAGCTCTGTAAATAACAGGTTTGTGTGTCCTCCAACAAAAAGGATAAGAGTGCATAAATTTAGAGCAGTGAAGCAAAGAATCTCCCAAAAGCTCTAAAATTCTTTCATTTGCCTTAAAAACATGAAGCCTCAAAAACTCATCCACAACATCATCTTTAAAAAGCTTTCTTTCCTTTATGCTCTCATCATAGCAACCGCCATCATCAACAGGCATAAGCACTTCTAAGTTGTATTTTAAGCTTGCGTAGTAATCATCCTCGCCGTGTCCAGGTGCGGTATGCACAAGCCCTGTGCCTCCGTCCATCAAGACATGTTCGCCAAGTATTATTAAGGATTTTCTTGAATTTAAAGGATTTATTGCTTCTAGTTTTTCAAGTTCTTGTGCGTTGAATTCTTTTTGCAGCTCACCGCTTGTAAAGCCCTTTTGCACCATGCTCTCAAGCAGAGGTTTTGCAAAGATTAAATTTTCTTTTGTTAAAACATAAGTTTCGTTTGGATTTAAGGCTATTGCTTGATTTGCAGGTAAGGTCCAAGGTGTGGTAGTCCAAATGACAGCCTTTGCTTTTTCTACTCCAAGTTTTTGACAGGATTTTTCATCCAAATCAAAGGCTACAAAGGCTGAGTAATCCTCCTTATCCTCATATTCAACTTCAGCTTCAGCAAGAGCTGATTTAGCAGCCCAGCTCCAAAACACAGGCTTAGACCTTTGCACCAACAAGCCCCTTTTAGCTATCGCACATAAAGAGCGGTAAATTTGTGCTTCAAAGGCAAAATCCATTGTAAGATAAGGTTTATCCCAATCGGCTATAACGCCAAGTGCCTTAAATTCATCTTTTTGAATTTGTATAAATTCGTTAGCGTGTTCTCTGCAAAGCTTTCTTATTTCTTTTTTGCTTAATTCTTTCTTTTTTGAGCCTAGTTTTACCTCAACTTGCTGTTCTATGGGTAAACCGTGGCAGTCCCAGCCGGGCGTGAAAAAGACCTTTTCTCCGTTAAAATAATGCGTTTTAACTATGCTTTCTTTGAGAATTTTATTTAAAGCATGGCCTATATGTATGTGTCCGTTTGCGTAAGGAGGTCCATCGTGAAAGGTAAAAACCTTGCTGGCATTTTGTCTTTTACTTTTCATTTTATTGTAAGCGTAGGAGTTATCAAACCATTTGCTAAAACGGGCTTTTTCGTTTTGGGCTAAATTTGCACGCATTGCAAAAGTAGTGTTTGGAAGCAATAAACTATCCTTATAATCCATATCTTAAACCTTGAAATTTTTTATAATTGTTAATTTTACTTAATTTAGATTTAATTTTGACTTTATTTTTAGATATAATCAGCAAAAAGGAAAAAAATGAGGCATTTACTCCTAGTCATAGGTTTTGAGCTTAAAACTAACGCAAATTATCTATCTTACATACTTAGAACTTATGAGGATAAATTTCAGGAAGTAAATGATGTGGTTATACTTGAAAAAAGCAGCAAAGATCTGCCATTTTTGCTTGAGAAATACAGCAGAGACTATGATTTTATAACTATCTTTGCTTATGATGATTACTACGGCACTACTGCGAAAATTTTAGCAACATTAAATGGCGATAGTTTGGTTTTAAAGGATGATATTTTAGCGCCTATAAAATCTCTTGAGCACAACGAGCAAGGCTTTTTAATGCACCTTGCAAAGTGCAAGATAAATTTACTTAAGAGTTCAAATTTAAGAAAAATCCCGCCATTATTGGGTTTCATTGATATACAATTTGAGTATTTTTGCTTGCTTGATATAGATGAAGAAAGCGCTAAACTCTTGCTTGACACCATAGCAAAATCCTACGAGATAAGTATACAAAGCTCTGAGCTTTTAAAAAATTTGGTGCTTATAAAGGCTAGTAGTTTACAGTACGGCAAATTAGATGAGTTTTTAAGTGCTGCTAAAAAGCTTTTTAGCGATAAGTTTATACCCGGAAAAGATCCTTTAAATTTTATCGTTTCAGTCTTAAAAAGAGAAAAATTAAAAATTTCTTTTGCAGAAAGTTGTACAGGCGGGCTGTGTGCTAGCAAACTTACCGGTATAGATGGGGTTAGTGAAATTTTTGATGGTTCTGTTGTGAGCTATTCTAACCGCATAAAGCACGAGTGGCTAGGCATTAGCGAGGGTGTGCTTGAGAACAGTGGAGAGTATTCTCAAAAATGTGTGTATTTCATGCTAAAAGGAATTTTTAAGACAGCAAAGCCCGATTTTGCCATAGCTATTAGCGGTTTAGCAGGTACTGCTGATGTGGCAGACATAAAGGCAGGCACTATTTTTGCAGGCGTTATGTATAAAGATGGGAATTTTTTACAAGAGAGTTTTCACATAAGTGGTGATAGGCGTTTTATACAAGAACAGGCTGTTTTGCATACTTTTTCTTTGCTTTTGAGGTTAAAAAAAGAAATATTTTTCTCATAAATTTAAAAAACTTTGATAATATTGAAGGCTTAAAGCAAGGAGATATTTAAGATATGAATTTGCCAAATGCCTTAGCATTAATGCGTATAGTTTTAGCGCCAATTTTGTTTTTTTTGCTGACTTACAAGATAGATGATATACACCCAAGCTGGATAGATTATTTTGCAACGGTTGTCTTTTCTATAGCAGCTTTGAGTGATTTTTTTGATGGTTATATAGCTAGAATTTGGGGGCAGGTTACCAAACTTGGTGCGATACTAGACCCATTGGCTGATAAAATGCTTATTTTAGCGGCATTTTTGGGACTTTTGCTCCTTGATAGAGCTAATGCTTGGATAGTGTATTTAATCTTAGTTCGTGAATTTTTCATAACAGGTTTTAGGATAGTTATGATAAGCGACAACCTAAACATAAGCGCTTCTTTTGCCGGTAAAATCAAAACCCTTTCACAAACAATCGCCATTATATTTTTGCTAATGCAGTGGAAATTTGCGGATTTTATACTTTATATAGCCTTTTTTCTTACTATTTATTCTGGCGTTGAATATGTTGTAAAATACTACAAAGCAAGGCTTTAACTTGAAGTCTATTTTAGCATTGCTTGTAATTTTAGCGCTTGGCTTTTACTTTTTTTCGCTAAATTTTGTAGTTACCATTCTTTGCATATCTTTTTTGATTTTCTTTCACGAGCTAGGACATTTTTTAGCTGCAAAGCACATGGGAGTTAAAGTAGAGGTTTTTAGCATAGGTTTTGGACAGGTTTTATTTCAAAAAACATTTAAAGGCACGGATTACAGGCTTAGTGCCTTGCCGCTTGGCGGTTATGTTAAGCTTAAGGGGCAAGATGATTTTGATATTAAACACAAGAGTTATGATAAAGACAGCTACACTATTTTAAGCCCGCTTAAAAAAATTTACATCTTGCTTGCTGGGCCCTTGTTTAACATCATTTTGGCCTTTATGCTTTATATTATCATTGGGAATTTGGGCTTACAAAAAGTAGCTCCTGTTGTTGGCGAGGTGCTTGAAAACTCGGCAGCACAAAGGGCAAATTTGCAAAAAGGGGATTTGATTGTAAGTATTGATGGTAAGCCTGTGCGAAGCTTTGATGAAATTTCAAAGCTCTTAAGTTTAAATACTATGAGTGTTGAGCTTATAAGAGATGATAAGCTTATAACCGTATCAATCACGCCAAGCCTAAAACAAGCTTACAATGAATTTTTACAGCTAACCCAAAGGCCACAAATTGGCATACAGGCAAAAACTGATGAGCTAATCACAGTAAAACATACGGGCTTAAATTCTCTCATTTTTGCTTATGAAGAGAGCTTAAATGCCACTACTTTGATAGTAAAAGCCTTAGCAAAGCTTGTTATAGGTGAGCTTGACCCTAAAAATTTGGGCGGGGTTATAACCATGGCCGATGTAACTTCAAGGGCAGCTGATATGGGTATCGTGGCCGTGCTTTTAATCTCTGCTTTGATATCGATAAATTTAGGCGTGGTAAATCTTTTGCCAATTCCTATGCTAGATGGAGGACATATAGTGTTTAATCTCTATGAGTTGGTATTTAAAAAGTCCGTGCCTTTTGCGGTGTTTGAAAAGTTAAGCTACGTAGGACTTGCCTTTTTGCTCTGTCTTATGGTCTTTGCAACATATAATGATATAGTAAGATTAAGCCTTAATTAATGAGCAAGACAGCAAAGAAAAATAAGGCAATCACAGCCTTAGCTTTGCTGTTTTTTATAAGAATTATAAAATCTTTTATAACAAAAAAAGAAAAAAACACCAAGCATATCATGATGCCTTGCGCCATATTTATAAACTCAAATTTCGGTATCAAAAACCAAGCTTTGCTGTAAAGTCCATTTGTGAAATTTGCTTCCTTAGTGCCTACAAAGAATTCTTGTATCTTAGAAAGCTGGTCTGACATAAACTCAGGAACTATCGGTGCGTCCATTCCGCAAGTTCCGGTAGCTGTAAATAAGCTTGGAAAAATTTTATCCAAGGGCAGCGAAAATATAAAGTTAAGCTCACTAGGACAGGATGTAACCCCAAAGGGATTTGCATTTGCGATAGCCTCATAGCTTTCATTTAGCAAAAATGAGTATTTAAAGCCCAAAAATAAGGCATAAAAAAGCATGGCAAAGGCCAAAAAAGCAAATTTATTGCCAAAGATTAGCAAGAAAGCCCCAAGAGCAAAAACGCATATCGCAAACCTTATGTAAACGCAGTTAGCACAGGGGTTCATAAATAAATAAAGTTGTAAAAAATAATGCGAAAAAAGCACTAAAGCCATGCTAAAAAGGCATAGCAAAAACCAGGTTTTGTTAAAAATCATTTAGAGCTAAGTGCTTTTACAACTTCTATTAGATGTTCTAAGGATTTGATATTTTCCATTCTTAGCAAATACTTACCCGCCACGGCAAAGGCCGGAGTTCCGCCGTATTGAGCAGAAAGCACAGAGGCCTTATCGTAAGATGAGTATATGCGTTTTCCATCTTTGCTTTGTAAAAAATTATTTAATTGAGTTTTGTTGATTTTTAAAACCAAAAGCCCAAGTTTTAAAAAATCATCAGAATTACTATATCTTTGTTTTCTCTCAAAATACGCCGTAAAATAAGCGTCAGCAACCCTTTGAGTTAGAGCATTTTTGTCTGTGAAGCTTATCTTGTTTTTTTCATCTTGAAACTGCGCATAAGCATAAACTTGAGCAAATTCCTCACCAAAAGTAAAGCTTTTCACAGGATAAATTTTATACTCTAAATTTGGTAATTTTTCCTTTACCTTGCCTAAGGTATTTAGTTTATGGTGATTATAGCAGTGTATGCAAGTGTAGCTGAAGGCTTTAATCACAGAATTTGTTTCACCGTCTAGCTGCTTGTTTAAATTTTCGTACTCAACACCTTCGCTTATAGCCCACAGCGAAGTTATAGATACTGTGCAAAAGATAAGGCAAAATTTGATAAGTAAGTTCATGGCTTAAACCTTTAAATTTAAATTATAAAGCTTTTAATTCTATTTTTTTAAATTTAATCAACTGTTAATATAGTAAAATTAAGACTTTCAAGCAAAAAACTATCACAAAAAGCCCAATTTTTCGCAAAAAATCTTGCAAAGTGTGTAAAAATATGATAGAATTAGGCACATTTCAAAATACAAGGAGCTTTTATGACTAAAGCAGATTTTATTTCAAAAGTTGCTCAAACTTCTGGGCTTACAAAAAAAGACGCAACTGCAGCTACTGACGCTGTTATAGCTACTATCACTGAAGTTTTAACTAAGGGTGATACAATCAGCTTTATAGGTTTTGGAACATTCTCTACTGCAAAAAGAGCAGCTAGAACAGCTAGAGTTCCAAGCACTGGTAAAACTATACAAGTTCCAGCTACTAAGGTTGCTAAATTCAAAGTTGGTAAAAATCTTAAAGAAGCTGTTGCTGGCGGAAAAGTTAAAAAGAAAAAATAACTCGTTAAAACAAGTGAGCTTGCTTAGCTCACTT includes:
- the pgsA gene encoding CDP-diacylglycerol--glycerol-3-phosphate 3-phosphatidyltransferase; protein product: MNLPNALALMRIVLAPILFFLLTYKIDDIHPSWIDYFATVVFSIAALSDFFDGYIARIWGQVTKLGAILDPLADKMLILAAFLGLLLLDRANAWIVYLILVREFFITGFRIVMISDNLNISASFAGKIKTLSQTIAIIFLLMQWKFADFILYIAFFLTIYSGVEYVVKYYKARL
- the rseP gene encoding RIP metalloprotease RseP, whose amino-acid sequence is MKSILALLVILALGFYFFSLNFVVTILCISFLIFFHELGHFLAAKHMGVKVEVFSIGFGQVLFQKTFKGTDYRLSALPLGGYVKLKGQDDFDIKHKSYDKDSYTILSPLKKIYILLAGPLFNIILAFMLYIIIGNLGLQKVAPVVGEVLENSAAQRANLQKGDLIVSIDGKPVRSFDEISKLLSLNTMSVELIRDDKLITVSITPSLKQAYNEFLQLTQRPQIGIQAKTDELITVKHTGLNSLIFAYEESLNATTLIVKALAKLVIGELDPKNLGGVITMADVTSRAADMGIVAVLLISALISINLGVVNLLPIPMLDGGHIVFNLYELVFKKSVPFAVFEKLSYVGLAFLLCLMVFATYNDIVRLSLN
- a CDS encoding HU family DNA-binding protein — protein: MTKADFISKVAQTSGLTKKDATAATDAVIATITEVLTKGDTISFIGFGTFSTAKRAARTARVPSTGKTIQVPATKVAKFKVGKNLKEAVAGGKVKKKK
- a CDS encoding CinA family protein, translated to MRHLLLVIGFELKTNANYLSYILRTYEDKFQEVNDVVILEKSSKDLPFLLEKYSRDYDFITIFAYDDYYGTTAKILATLNGDSLVLKDDILAPIKSLEHNEQGFLMHLAKCKINLLKSSNLRKIPPLLGFIDIQFEYFCLLDIDEESAKLLLDTIAKSYEISIQSSELLKNLVLIKASSLQYGKLDEFLSAAKKLFSDKFIPGKDPLNFIVSVLKREKLKISFAESCTGGLCASKLTGIDGVSEIFDGSVVSYSNRIKHEWLGISEGVLENSGEYSQKCVYFMLKGIFKTAKPDFAIAISGLAGTADVADIKAGTIFAGVMYKDGNFLQESFHISGDRRFIQEQAVLHTFSLLLRLKKEIFFS
- the ileS gene encoding isoleucine--tRNA ligase, with product MDYKDSLLLPNTTFAMRANLAQNEKARFSKWFDNSYAYNKMKSKRQNASKVFTFHDGPPYANGHIHIGHALNKILKESIVKTHYFNGEKVFFTPGWDCHGLPIEQQVEVKLGSKKKELSKKEIRKLCREHANEFIQIQKDEFKALGVIADWDKPYLTMDFAFEAQIYRSLCAIAKRGLLVQRSKPVFWSWAAKSALAEAEVEYEDKEDYSAFVAFDLDEKSCQKLGVEKAKAVIWTTTPWTLPANQAIALNPNETYVLTKENLIFAKPLLESMVQKGFTSGELQKEFNAQELEKLEAINPLNSRKSLIILGEHVLMDGGTGLVHTAPGHGEDDYYASLKYNLEVLMPVDDGGCYDESIKERKLFKDDVVDEFLRLHVFKANERILELLGDSLLHCSKFMHSYPFCWRTHKPVIYRATKQWFIAMDEKKINSKSLRELCLEQISRTKFYPKSGINRIGSMIQNRPDWCISRQRDWGTPIAFFQDKKTKELILDDEILENIASIFEKQGADAWWDLEIKDFLPANSKYKEEDLEKVYDILDVWFDSGSTWNAVLCSKNYESGTYPASMYLEGSDQHRGWFQSSLLVSTAINEKAPYKSILTHGFTVDEKGQKMSKSKGNVVSPLDVAKNYGVEILRLWMLLSDFTGDLKISENILKQVAEQYRKIRNTIRFLLANTNDLDFIDTRHFNLLDKWILTKASTVFKAVKTYFDNYEFARGYNLLLNFLIVDLSGIYLDICKDRLYCDSKNSQRRISSQSAMCLITKELFTLIAPTLTHTVDEALEHANPVIKDGVKDVFDIVYKDDFNFDFGINDELLLAAREKFLEQIDILKKEKLIKSTLELALQSSANELLSHDLSEIEDWFMISKLENIDSKEALAEFKIGDNSFKLVRADDFKCPRCWKFNAKNENETCPRCTKVLKEMNVKL
- a CDS encoding disulfide bond formation protein B is translated as MIFNKTWFLLCLFSMALVLFSHYFLQLYLFMNPCANCVYIRFAICVFALGAFLLIFGNKFAFLAFAMLFYALFLGFKYSFLLNESYEAIANANPFGVTSCPSELNFIFSLPLDKIFPSLFTATGTCGMDAPIVPEFMSDQLSKIQEFFVGTKEANFTNGLYSKAWFLIPKFEFINMAQGIMICLVFFSFFVIKDFIILIKNSKAKAVIALFFFAVLLIN